Proteins from a single region of Abyssalbus ytuae:
- the guaB gene encoding IMP dehydrogenase, which yields MKAHEAKFVGEGLTYDDVLLIPNYSEVLPREVNIKTKFTKNISINVPIVSAAMDTVTESRMAIAMAREGGIGVLHKNMTIQEQANKVRKVKRAESGMIIDPVTLPLTAIVADAKNSMREHSIGGIPIVDDEGYLKGIVTNRDLRFEKNNQRPIVEVMTSENLVTAKEGTSLMDAEEILQENKIEKLPVVDKNNKLIGLITFRDITKLTQKPIANKDKYGRLRVAAAIGVTGDAVARAAALVNAGVDAVIIDTAHGHTKGVVTILKEVKKSFPELDVVVGNIATPEAALYLAENGADAVKVGIGPGSICTTRVVAGVGFPQFSAVLEVAAALKGTGVPVIADGGIRYTGDIPKAIAAGADSVMLGSLLAGTKESPGETIIYEGRKFKSYRGMGSVEAMKQGSKDRYFQDVEDDIKKLVPEGIVGRVPYKGELYESMHQFIGGLRASMGYCGAENIDALKEKGKFVRITSSGIHESHPHNVTITKEAPNYSR from the coding sequence ATGAAAGCTCATGAAGCAAAGTTTGTTGGCGAAGGCTTAACATACGACGATGTTCTTCTTATACCTAATTATTCTGAAGTACTGCCAAGAGAAGTTAACATCAAAACAAAATTCACAAAGAACATATCAATCAATGTACCTATTGTATCAGCTGCTATGGATACAGTTACCGAAAGCCGGATGGCAATAGCCATGGCCAGGGAAGGAGGTATAGGGGTTTTGCATAAGAATATGACCATTCAAGAACAGGCTAACAAGGTACGAAAGGTAAAAAGGGCCGAAAGCGGTATGATTATAGACCCCGTTACACTGCCTCTTACAGCCATTGTTGCCGATGCCAAAAACAGTATGAGGGAACATAGTATAGGTGGTATACCAATTGTTGATGATGAAGGTTATTTAAAAGGTATTGTTACCAATCGCGACTTACGTTTTGAGAAAAATAACCAAAGACCCATAGTAGAGGTGATGACCAGTGAAAATCTGGTTACTGCAAAAGAAGGTACTTCTTTGATGGATGCTGAAGAAATTTTGCAGGAAAATAAAATTGAAAAGTTACCGGTAGTAGACAAAAATAACAAGCTCATTGGCCTTATCACTTTCCGGGATATTACAAAGCTAACCCAAAAACCTATAGCAAATAAAGATAAATATGGCAGGTTGCGTGTAGCTGCTGCGATAGGGGTTACGGGCGATGCGGTAGCCAGAGCAGCAGCTTTGGTAAATGCCGGAGTAGATGCCGTGATTATTGATACTGCTCACGGACATACTAAAGGGGTGGTTACCATTTTAAAAGAAGTGAAAAAATCTTTTCCTGAGTTAGATGTAGTGGTAGGTAATATTGCAACTCCGGAAGCGGCCCTTTACCTTGCAGAGAATGGTGCTGATGCTGTTAAAGTTGGTATTGGCCCGGGATCTATTTGTACTACCAGGGTGGTAGCAGGAGTAGGTTTTCCGCAGTTTTCGGCAGTTCTGGAAGTAGCTGCTGCTTTAAAAGGAACAGGAGTACCTGTAATAGCCGATGGCGGTATACGTTATACAGGAGATATTCCTAAGGCCATAGCAGCCGGGGCAGATAGTGTTATGCTTGGTTCTTTGCTCGCAGGAACTAAAGAGTCTCCCGGAGAAACCATTATTTATGAAGGTAGAAAGTTTAAAAGCTATCGTGGTATGGGCTCTGTTGAGGCGATGAAACAAGGAAGTAAAGACAGATATTTTCAGGATGTCGAAGATGATATTAAAAAGCTGGTGCCCGAAGGTATTGTAGGTCGTGTACCATACAAAGGAGAGCTTTATGAAAGTATGCACCAGTTTATAGGTGGCTTACGTGCAAGTATGGGTTATTGTGGTGCGGAAAATATTGATGCTTTAAAGGAAAAAGGAAAGTTTGTACGAATCACAAGCAGTGGTATTCATGAGAGTCACCCTCATAATGTGACCATTACCAAAGAAGCACCAAATTACAGCAGATAA
- a CDS encoding pyridoxal phosphate-dependent decarboxylase family protein: protein MHNIDIDLVEMTLDVMKYAINRITTTNPELGTPKPQQELKKIVGETVTPKGIGGEKAFQLFKDVLIKATVPIDHPRHLAFVPASPTRSAVMFDLVTSASSIHGAYWMEGAGGIFCENEAMNWLVSLTGLPEGAFGVFTSGGTAANLSAMVTAREYWRTRNKGKKKIRGLVVTSEGAHSSVKAMAKVIDAEVMLVETEDKLKGDQLYKTIKGLDEDQRNRLFAVVATGGTTNAGIIDELNEIADVCEKENLWFHVDAAYGGGALAADSVKHLFKGIERADSITIDPHKWLFSPYDCGAVIYKKPELAKKAHAQEGSYLDIFNDEGAQGFNPADYQIQLTRRVRGLPLWFSLAMHGTDKYKWAIEKGMQLAQIAGELIEEYPHVELVRQPSLSCVLFRRKGWTSGDYLKWTYKNHRDGFALVTPTKWKKNNQYETVSRFCFINPDTTENDIKAILETMK from the coding sequence ATGCATAATATAGATATTGATTTAGTAGAAATGACACTGGATGTCATGAAATATGCTATAAACAGAATTACTACAACTAACCCGGAATTAGGAACTCCAAAACCCCAGCAAGAACTAAAAAAAATAGTGGGCGAAACTGTAACTCCAAAAGGAATAGGAGGAGAAAAAGCGTTTCAGTTGTTTAAAGATGTTTTGATCAAAGCCACAGTACCGATAGATCATCCCCGGCACCTGGCATTTGTTCCGGCTTCTCCCACAAGGTCCGCCGTAATGTTTGATTTGGTTACCTCTGCCTCCAGTATTCATGGCGCTTATTGGATGGAAGGTGCAGGAGGTATTTTTTGTGAAAATGAAGCGATGAACTGGCTGGTTTCACTCACTGGGCTTCCCGAAGGAGCGTTTGGGGTTTTTACAAGCGGAGGTACTGCAGCAAATTTATCAGCAATGGTAACCGCCAGAGAATATTGGAGAACCAGGAATAAAGGGAAAAAGAAAATAAGAGGATTAGTAGTTACTTCGGAAGGAGCCCATTCCTCAGTAAAAGCTATGGCAAAAGTGATTGATGCTGAAGTAATGCTTGTAGAAACTGAAGATAAACTAAAAGGAGATCAATTATATAAAACTATAAAAGGACTAGATGAAGACCAGCGCAACAGATTATTTGCCGTTGTAGCAACAGGAGGAACAACAAATGCCGGCATTATTGATGAGTTAAATGAAATAGCTGATGTATGTGAAAAAGAAAATCTTTGGTTTCATGTAGATGCGGCATACGGTGGAGGAGCTTTGGCAGCCGACTCTGTAAAGCATTTGTTTAAAGGAATAGAAAGGGCCGATAGTATTACTATTGACCCACATAAGTGGTTGTTTTCCCCATATGATTGTGGAGCAGTTATTTATAAAAAACCGGAACTGGCAAAAAAAGCCCATGCTCAGGAAGGTTCATACCTGGACATATTTAATGATGAAGGAGCACAGGGATTTAATCCTGCAGATTATCAAATTCAATTAACACGGAGGGTAAGAGGCCTGCCTTTATGGTTTTCACTGGCAATGCACGGCACTGATAAATACAAGTGGGCAATAGAAAAAGGGATGCAACTGGCACAAATTGCCGGGGAATTAATTGAAGAGTACCCGCATGTCGAATTAGTCCGCCAGCCCAGCTTATCATGTGTGCTTTTTAGAAGAAAGGGCTGGACATCCGGCGATTATTTAAAATGGACTTATAAAAATCATCGCGATGGGTTTGCCCTGGTTACACCCACCAAGTGGAAAAAAAACAATCAATATGAAACGGTTTCCCGTTTTTGTTTTATAAATCCGGACACTACCGAAAATGATATAAAAGCAATTTTGGAAACAATGAAATAA
- a CDS encoding imelysin family protein encodes MNNFNKTFVIFSISLLACIGFIIISCEKGTVTEDEYNIQYNRSAQLNNLYNNGILPIHSTFINELSKLNDAAVAFSVNISSENLIILQNQWKVTASVWSQCELYNIGEIKDSFVHFLIANRPTNTEAIESFISTDQIINKETLALKGASSKGISAIEYLLFEHDNETTLSLFSDNSRRADYLTAAIQVLQDDANELYNLWIQYSDTFVNALQSDLDGGQNQLINAMVSLIEEIIQSKLGKALGDSNGGIITIDELEAYRSDSSLELIENNLIALQKCFTGNFKENNRKYGFDNYLNDLDNTELVQTINSQFEKCFNTLNKINSLNQTLSVNPSLAEELKTDFTNLLILIKVDMSNFIGSTITFNDNDGD; translated from the coding sequence ATGAATAATTTCAACAAAACATTCGTTATATTTTCAATAAGCTTATTGGCATGTATAGGTTTTATTATCATAAGTTGCGAAAAGGGAACTGTTACAGAAGACGAATACAACATACAATATAACCGTAGCGCCCAACTTAATAACCTTTATAATAATGGTATTTTACCCATTCATTCCACATTTATTAACGAATTATCCAAACTAAATGATGCTGCAGTTGCTTTTTCTGTAAATATATCTTCAGAAAATTTGATTATACTTCAAAACCAGTGGAAAGTAACAGCAAGTGTATGGAGTCAATGTGAATTATATAATATAGGGGAGATCAAAGATAGTTTTGTCCATTTCCTTATAGCAAACCGACCGACAAATACCGAAGCAATTGAAAGTTTCATATCCACTGATCAAATAATTAATAAAGAAACATTAGCCTTAAAAGGAGCTTCCTCCAAAGGAATATCAGCGATTGAATATTTATTATTTGAACACGATAATGAAACCACACTGAGCCTCTTTAGTGATAATTCAAGGAGAGCAGACTATTTAACGGCTGCAATTCAGGTTCTTCAAGATGATGCCAATGAATTATATAATCTTTGGATACAATATAGTGATACGTTTGTAAATGCCCTTCAAAGCGACCTTGACGGGGGACAAAATCAACTTATCAATGCTATGGTAAGCCTTATAGAAGAAATTATTCAAAGTAAGCTGGGAAAAGCGTTAGGCGATTCAAATGGCGGAATTATTACTATTGATGAACTGGAAGCTTACCGAAGTGACAGCTCTTTAGAACTGATAGAAAATAACCTCATTGCTTTACAAAAGTGTTTTACCGGAAATTTTAAAGAAAATAACAGAAAGTATGGTTTTGACAATTACTTAAATGATCTGGACAATACTGAGCTGGTGCAAACTATAAACAGTCAGTTTGAAAAATGTTTTAATACATTAAATAAAATCAATTCACTTAATCAAACTTTATCTGTCAATCCGTCACTGGCCGAAGAATTAAAAACCGACTTTACTAATTTACTTATACTCATTAAAGTAGATATGTCAAATTTTATAGGCTCTACCATTACTTTTAATGATAACGACGGTGATTAA
- the bshC gene encoding bacillithiol biosynthesis cysteine-adding enzyme BshC, whose translation MPADCISFRETGFFSGLICDYLDEKKELKKFYNRFPKIENFKEQIEEKKQSFPEKNREALFNALSGQYKNIEASETVSGNIQLLKNQNTFTVITGHQLNLFTGPLYFLYKIISAINLTHQLKNKYRDYHFVPVYWMATEDHDFEEINHFNFHGKKFSWNKDVAGAVGELSTQGLEEVFKLFELELGNGINAEELKKLFKEAYLNHENLTDATRYMVNKLFGEHGLVIVDGNDKLLKKIFVPYIVDELDNKTSYHNVSNTIKELNNLKEENYAIQVNPREINLFYLKQGLRERIIEVEADVYTVNETDIKWNKQELLDEVKNFPERFSPNVMMRPLYQEVILPNLCYIGGGGELAYWFELKEYFNKVNITFPILLLRNSALIISRKQDEKLKKLNISYSRLFLKQDEFINRKVREISNIDIDFTPQKLHLNNQFEALYKLAKQTDKSFIGAVQAQEKKQIKGLENLEKRLLKAQKRKLGDEVSRMSEIKNELFPNESLQERYNNFSEVYLEYGNNLISELIKSLTPLNNCFTILVI comes from the coding sequence ATGCCAGCAGACTGTATTTCGTTTAGGGAAACAGGTTTTTTTTCCGGTTTGATTTGTGATTACTTAGATGAAAAAAAAGAATTAAAAAAGTTTTATAATCGTTTTCCAAAAATTGAGAATTTTAAAGAGCAAATTGAAGAAAAGAAACAATCCTTTCCTGAGAAAAACAGAGAAGCTTTATTTAATGCGTTATCCGGACAATACAAAAATATTGAAGCCTCTGAAACAGTATCCGGTAATATTCAACTTTTAAAAAATCAAAACACATTTACGGTAATTACAGGCCATCAGTTAAATCTATTTACCGGACCTCTCTATTTTTTGTACAAAATTATCTCTGCTATTAATTTAACCCATCAATTAAAAAATAAATACCGGGATTACCATTTTGTACCGGTATATTGGATGGCAACGGAAGACCATGATTTCGAAGAAATTAATCATTTTAATTTTCATGGTAAAAAATTCAGTTGGAACAAAGATGTAGCCGGAGCTGTGGGCGAACTTTCAACCCAGGGACTTGAAGAAGTGTTTAAGTTGTTTGAGTTGGAATTAGGAAACGGTATAAATGCAGAAGAATTAAAAAAACTGTTTAAAGAAGCATATTTAAATCATGAAAATTTAACAGACGCTACTAGGTATATGGTAAATAAATTGTTTGGAGAACATGGTTTGGTAATTGTAGATGGTAATGATAAATTGTTAAAAAAAATATTTGTTCCCTATATAGTTGATGAACTTGACAATAAAACGTCCTATCACAATGTAAGCAATACTATTAAGGAATTGAATAATTTAAAAGAAGAAAATTATGCAATACAGGTAAACCCAAGGGAAATAAACCTGTTTTATTTGAAACAGGGTTTAAGGGAAAGAATTATTGAAGTAGAAGCGGATGTATATACTGTAAATGAAACTGATATAAAATGGAATAAACAGGAATTACTGGATGAGGTAAAAAATTTCCCTGAACGTTTTTCTCCCAATGTTATGATGCGCCCCCTGTACCAGGAAGTAATATTGCCTAACCTTTGTTATATTGGGGGGGGAGGAGAACTGGCTTACTGGTTTGAATTAAAAGAGTATTTTAATAAAGTAAATATTACATTCCCCATTCTTCTTTTGCGTAATTCTGCTTTAATAATTTCCCGGAAGCAAGATGAAAAACTGAAAAAATTAAACATAAGCTATTCCCGGTTATTCTTAAAGCAAGATGAATTTATAAACAGAAAGGTGAGGGAAATAAGCAATATAGATATAGATTTTACTCCTCAAAAACTTCATTTGAACAATCAGTTTGAAGCTTTATATAAATTGGCCAAACAAACTGATAAGTCATTTATAGGGGCAGTTCAGGCCCAGGAAAAAAAGCAAATAAAAGGACTGGAAAATCTTGAAAAGCGTTTGTTAAAGGCCCAGAAAAGAAAACTTGGAGATGAAGTTTCCCGTATGAGTGAAATTAAAAATGAATTGTTTCCTAACGAATCGTTGCAGGAACGTTACAACAATTTTTCAGAAGTATATCTTGAATATGGAAATAATTTAATTAGCGAACTGATTAAAAGTCTTACTCCATTAAATAACTGTTTTACTATACTGGTTATTTAA
- a CDS encoding di-heme oxidoreductase family protein, with amino-acid sequence MKNSLKQLILLTFIILTSSCAKDDQPFLLLPEEGEELSGGTVTVFDFSQNAFGLQAPNLSDEESLLFFVGNSFFNQNWVTAPASTTARDGLGPLFNARACSSCHFKDGRGRAPEFSGELAHGLLLRVNIGNDINGAPLPDPNYGGQIQDQAIPNIDTEAGFEVTYEEITGSYPDGTSYSLRKPSYIITNQTFGELSTNARLSPRVANQMIGLGLLEAIDETIILSLEDENDTNNDGISGKANYVWDVSSQSLKLGRFGWKANQPSILQQIAAAFSGDLGITSSVFPNENCPPGIDCASVPNGGEPEISDENFNTVLLYSSTLAVPARRDVDKTEVLEGKQLFEQINCVACHLPKITTGTHPTINALSNQTIRPYTDMLLHDMGDGLSDNSQDFLATKNEWRTPPLWGLGLIKTVNGHTYLLHDGRARNTEEAILWHDGEAKKAKNAFMELTKTEREKIITFIQSL; translated from the coding sequence GTGAAAAATAGTTTAAAACAATTAATATTATTAACATTCATAATTTTAACTTCCTCTTGTGCAAAAGATGATCAGCCTTTTCTTCTTTTACCCGAAGAGGGCGAAGAGTTATCAGGAGGTACGGTTACGGTATTTGATTTTTCTCAGAATGCCTTTGGCTTACAAGCTCCTAACCTTTCGGATGAAGAAAGTTTATTATTTTTTGTAGGAAATTCATTTTTTAATCAAAATTGGGTTACAGCGCCTGCTTCAACTACAGCCAGGGATGGCTTAGGCCCCCTTTTTAATGCACGGGCCTGTTCCAGCTGCCACTTTAAAGATGGACGTGGAAGAGCTCCTGAATTTTCAGGTGAATTAGCTCATGGCCTGCTTTTAAGGGTGAACATCGGAAATGATATAAACGGTGCCCCCCTGCCCGACCCCAATTATGGAGGTCAAATTCAGGATCAGGCAATACCCAATATTGATACGGAAGCTGGTTTTGAAGTTACCTACGAAGAAATTACAGGCTCCTATCCTGATGGCACTTCTTATTCTCTAAGAAAACCATCTTACATTATAACTAACCAAACATTCGGAGAATTAAGTACTAATGCCAGACTTTCTCCCCGGGTTGCTAATCAAATGATTGGTTTGGGGTTACTTGAAGCTATAGATGAAACCATTATTCTTTCTTTAGAAGATGAAAATGATACAAATAATGACGGTATCAGTGGAAAAGCAAATTATGTATGGGATGTTTCTTCTCAAAGTTTAAAATTAGGCCGGTTTGGCTGGAAAGCAAATCAGCCTTCAATCCTACAACAAATAGCCGCTGCGTTTTCAGGAGACCTCGGTATTACCTCTTCTGTATTTCCCAATGAAAATTGCCCGCCGGGTATAGATTGTGCAAGTGTCCCAAATGGGGGTGAACCTGAAATATCCGATGAGAATTTCAATACTGTTTTACTTTACTCAAGTACCCTGGCAGTGCCAGCAAGAAGAGATGTGGATAAGACCGAGGTGTTGGAAGGGAAACAACTTTTTGAACAAATTAATTGTGTGGCCTGCCATCTTCCTAAAATTACTACAGGTACACATCCTACAATTAATGCACTTTCTAACCAAACAATCAGGCCGTATACCGATATGCTACTTCATGATATGGGCGATGGATTGTCAGACAACAGTCAGGACTTTTTAGCTACTAAAAACGAATGGCGTACTCCTCCGTTATGGGGATTAGGCCTTATAAAAACAGTAAACGGGCATACGTATTTACTTCATGACGGCAGGGCCCGGAACACGGAAGAAGCCATTTTATGGCATGATGGGGAAGCTAAAAAGGCTAAAAATGCTTTTATGGAATTAACCAAAACTGAGAGAGAAAAAATAATCACATTTATACAGTCATTATAA
- a CDS encoding DUF6686 family protein, translating into MSLNKNYLFNFDIYNYCIGIMCHNIKITNRTKNGIVVACVDCKKYQVLFKNLNFNFSQYEYESFINYLRSIDAKGWEEEYKNSIYEKKIPIPTAQQNLIILIDSAELTEIKDLLLHSDYLVPLGCNDIDYRLFNN; encoded by the coding sequence TTGAGTCTAAATAAAAATTATTTATTTAATTTTGATATTTATAATTATTGTATAGGAATTATGTGTCATAATATCAAAATAACTAACCGCACGAAAAACGGGATAGTAGTTGCATGTGTAGATTGTAAAAAATACCAGGTTCTTTTTAAAAACCTGAATTTTAATTTTAGCCAGTATGAATACGAGAGCTTTATAAATTATTTGAGAAGTATAGATGCAAAAGGATGGGAGGAGGAATATAAAAACTCCATTTATGAGAAAAAAATACCTATTCCAACGGCACAGCAAAATTTAATAATCCTTATTGATTCTGCTGAATTGACGGAGATAAAAGATTTATTATTACATAGTGATTATTTGGTACCGCTTGGCTGTAATGATATAGATTACAGGTTATTTAATAACTAA
- a CDS encoding vanadium-dependent haloperoxidase, with amino-acid sequence MLKTYSKISLIAFVFLIYSCKKETKKVVPKPLNCFENVDNKMVIDMNNLTYTIANDYDQFNSFTGVRALTLTHLAMHDIFNSMDKKYEQFHFKEQAKECIPPTVAGAECTRIILTNIYPEKKDTINAVCNKWVDLTTDMEKRAEGINLGRKAALAYIKLRKNDAHERQGEYEPVDKPGDYQYTPGTVWVWKPDFSLIQSFTLDSLSKFRSDNPPALTSEKYAIAYNEVMQLGEKNNESRTEEQNNVTGWWTNSAEHSLNEIGRYIATSKKLSAIETNRMFALINMTLFDVYLASFESKYHYNLWRPYTAIHEAENDGNEKTESSKKWEAQINYHPWPEYPSSLTSAITSGTEIFKTIYRTENPEIIIKSENKEKNFNSFDKMVEECIDSRVLNGLNFRFSGEEGSKQGKSIAKHVLENYLKPIR; translated from the coding sequence ATGCTAAAAACCTACTCAAAAATAAGTCTTATAGCTTTTGTATTCCTGATTTATTCATGTAAAAAAGAAACTAAAAAGGTTGTTCCAAAGCCTTTAAATTGTTTTGAAAATGTAGATAATAAAATGGTTATTGATATGAATAACCTCACTTATACGATTGCCAACGATTATGACCAGTTTAATTCATTTACAGGAGTAAGAGCCCTTACTCTTACCCACCTGGCAATGCACGATATTTTTAATTCCATGGATAAAAAATATGAACAATTTCATTTTAAAGAACAAGCCAAGGAATGTATTCCCCCAACCGTAGCGGGTGCAGAATGTACAAGGATTATTTTAACAAATATTTATCCTGAAAAAAAAGATACCATTAATGCTGTTTGCAATAAATGGGTAGATTTAACCACTGATATGGAAAAACGGGCTGAAGGGATAAACCTTGGCCGTAAAGCAGCCCTGGCTTATATTAAGCTTAGGAAAAATGATGCGCATGAAAGACAAGGGGAATATGAGCCTGTAGATAAACCGGGAGACTATCAATATACACCGGGAACCGTATGGGTTTGGAAACCCGATTTTTCACTTATACAATCCTTTACACTGGATTCTCTTTCAAAGTTCAGAAGTGATAATCCACCTGCTTTAACCAGTGAAAAATATGCCATAGCATATAATGAGGTTATGCAACTGGGAGAAAAAAACAATGAAAGCAGAACTGAAGAACAAAATAATGTTACAGGCTGGTGGACAAACTCTGCCGAACACTCCCTGAATGAAATCGGACGGTATATTGCCACTAGTAAAAAGCTATCTGCTATTGAAACCAACAGAATGTTTGCTTTAATAAACATGACTTTATTTGATGTTTATCTGGCTTCTTTTGAAAGTAAATATCATTACAACTTATGGCGTCCATATACCGCAATTCATGAAGCAGAAAATGACGGAAACGAAAAAACTGAAAGCAGTAAAAAGTGGGAAGCACAAATTAATTATCACCCCTGGCCGGAGTATCCTTCATCTCTTACATCTGCCATTACCAGTGGCACAGAAATTTTTAAAACTATTTACAGAACAGAAAATCCGGAGATAATTATAAAGTCAGAAAACAAAGAAAAAAACTTCAATAGTTTTGATAAAATGGTTGAGGAATGTATAGACTCACGGGTTTTAAACGGTTTAAACTTCAGGTTTTCAGGTGAGGAAGGAAGCAAACAAGGAAAATCCATAGCTAAACACGTGTTGGAAAACTATTTAAAACCTATACGTTAA
- a CDS encoding imelysin family protein, whose protein sequence is MKKLTKSTLLLFGGLLLSCSSDDNGNGQSSENIQKSEVIENYANIVLANYEDSYDAAVQLKVTIDAFVADPTENNFEAAKQAWKTAREPYGQTEAFRFASGPIDDEDGPEGLLNAWPLDEVYIDYVEGDEDAGIINDLTTYPTINRELLISLNNVGGEKNITVGYHAIEFLLWGQDLGDPSDETAGQRPYTDYVDGGTAANQDRRRQYLAICADLLTDHLQLMIDEWKEGGAYRTTFLSLNEDTALKNMLSGIGTLAASELSGERMFTALFNQDQEDEHSCFSDNTHRDIRLNLQGIANVYRGSYKSVNGPSLEDLFEEADTELGAEISAQLADAETTVNATGIPFDLAISTGQTSEEGQKVLNAVNALQDLGDKFVQGGAAIGITISTDIPE, encoded by the coding sequence ATGAAAAAACTGACAAAATCAACTTTGTTATTATTTGGAGGCTTATTACTGAGTTGTTCTTCTGATGATAATGGTAATGGGCAATCATCGGAAAATATACAAAAAAGTGAAGTAATTGAAAATTACGCAAATATTGTACTTGCTAATTATGAAGACTCATATGATGCTGCTGTTCAGCTTAAAGTCACTATTGATGCCTTTGTAGCTGACCCTACCGAGAATAATTTTGAGGCAGCAAAGCAAGCCTGGAAAACAGCCAGGGAGCCTTACGGACAAACTGAAGCTTTTCGTTTTGCCTCAGGCCCTATTGATGATGAAGACGGGCCGGAAGGGTTACTTAATGCCTGGCCTTTGGATGAAGTTTATATTGATTATGTAGAAGGAGATGAAGATGCCGGTATTATTAATGATCTTACTACATATCCAACTATAAACAGAGAACTGTTAATTTCACTAAATAACGTAGGTGGTGAAAAAAACATAACCGTTGGCTATCATGCTATTGAGTTTTTACTTTGGGGACAAGATTTAGGCGATCCTTCTGATGAAACTGCAGGACAACGTCCGTATACCGATTATGTTGATGGTGGAACTGCCGCTAATCAGGATCGGAGAAGACAATATTTAGCAATTTGTGCTGATCTTTTAACAGATCACTTACAATTAATGATCGATGAATGGAAAGAAGGCGGTGCATACCGAACAACTTTTCTTTCTCTTAATGAAGATACAGCTTTAAAAAATATGTTATCCGGTATTGGCACACTTGCAGCTTCCGAGTTATCCGGTGAAAGAATGTTTACCGCTTTGTTTAACCAGGATCAGGAAGATGAACATTCATGCTTTAGTGACAATACGCACAGAGATATCAGGCTTAACCTTCAGGGCATTGCGAATGTTTACCGAGGCAGCTATAAATCTGTAAACGGTCCTTCCCTGGAAGATTTATTTGAAGAAGCCGATACTGAATTGGGAGCAGAAATTTCAGCACAACTGGCTGATGCCGAAACTACCGTAAATGCTACAGGAATACCATTTGATTTGGCTATTTCTACCGGACAAACAAGTGAAGAAGGTCAAAAAGTATTAAATGCAGTAAATGCATTACAGGATTTGGGTGATAAATTTGTACAGGGGGGTGCCGCCATAGGTATTACCATAAGTACAGATATACCTGAATAA